Below is a window of Conger conger chromosome 16, fConCon1.1, whole genome shotgun sequence DNA.
cagacagacagacagacagacctggAGCAGGGGCTGCCCAGTTCTGGGGGGGTCCAGGgtaggggggaggagggggcatgTAGGCAGGAGCCATAGGGGCTGTGGGGTACATTcctggaaaaacagaaaaatgaactAATAAACCTTTAAATGGAGTCTGACaagatttattttatacactgaCAATAACTATTAAAACAGAAAATCCCACATGcaagaaaatgaatacattaaaatgatCAATTTTAGTTGGGAAATCACTACAGCTAATCACGACTAATTCTccatttacctaaaccactgCCACAATAACtatgaaaacaacaaatccaaacttcaataaataatttaggTGAGAAGTAATCTACGCGTTGCGAAATCACTAGAGCCAATTATTACGTGGCTGTGCCCTCCACAGACGACACAACCCGAGACCTAGCCATCATGCGCGTACAGATGACCTCATCAACGGACCTGCGGAGGCAGTCGGATAGGGGTAGCCGAAGTTGCCCTGCGGTGCGGGCGGAGCCGGGTAGAAACCGTTCTGGTGCGGGGGGGCGTAGGGGTAATTCTGAGGAGCCGCGGGTCCATAACCATTCATGGCCCCGGGGGAGGGGTAACCAAACGAGGGCCCCCCGTTCTGAGCCGGAGGAGCGCGGGACGCTGGGAGGCAGAGAGGATTCGGGGACTCGTCAGCATGTCACAACAAACACTTACCAAAAATACACAACAGTCAGGATAACTTAACAGGATGTGACACCGGCACAGGTAAACGCCCTGCTCTCACCATTTGTAgccagcttgaagaggtgctgTCCCAACTCAATGGCACCCCCGCTGGGGAAAGACATCTTAAAATTAGCCTTGCCCTCCCAGCCCCCtagaagagaaaacaaaatcacaGATCAGATGAGCTTCTCATAGCTCATTTCCACACTATGCTTTCTCAAGTCAATAACAATTCACAGacacaattcacacacacaaaaaaaaactttttttaatgagaaacCATTCAGTTTCATTCTGAGAACCAGTCACTCAATTTAATGCTGAAGTTGATGTTGAGAACTTGAGGATTGaacttatttacttattattgATTGAActtattatacttattattattgattgaaCTTAATTACTTATTATTGAACAAATTATAAAGTTCTATGCAGTCATTATATATACCCAGAAGCCGTCTATGCATACCCATAACACGTTTAtggtgctgtacaattgatgcttcacacacacacacacacacacacacacacacacacacacacacacacacacacacacacacacacacacacacacacacacacacacacagcaattggctgccatccaattaaccagctcgtcaggagcatttgggttaGGTCTTGTTCAGGGatccgactaccagacgaccactcttaccgcctgagccaatgtcgcccagtTATAAAACAGCCCATCAAAGTTGTAGTTTAGGTGAATGCATCCTGTAGCAGGCACACAAAGACGCAGTCAGACAAAAAGAGACTTACCTCCGGCCTCAGCCGATATTGCACCCTTGATGAAGTTGGCACCGAAGACTGGCTGCTCAATGCTGCAGCCCTTCATCAGGTAGTATGGGAACATGAAAGAGCCAAGACCGTCTCGGGCATTGGTGGACACGAACAACATCTGAACACAGAAACCAGAGGGGACAGAGTGAGGCAGTGGGCAGATTCCCAGTGGACCCAACACCAGAGTCATAGCACCAGGAGTTAACCAAGTCAGCAACGAGGACAGTGTCACCCTATACCAAGGGCGCTATGGGGATAGTAACCCTACATTCAATGGGCTAACCATTGCATGTGGACCAAAACCTCTTGCCACAGAAACAGTTTCTAcccatctgcagctggcctcatcaacaaggcccagGGGACCacccactgtcacagaaccgTTACAACAGTTACAGACCCCCCATTTTCACAGACTCTTATTCCGCCCTCATAGACtttctattttatattttgcactttaataatacttCTCACACCCTGCTTCAGCATCATGTTGTAttgtaaatttttatttttattttttatttatattctacattacattccacctcatttttatatctatgtttcaattttttgtattattctttatgttgtctacatgcacccacataccacagcaaattccttgtacgtAAAAACTAacttctgattctgattctaaGAGGGCACTTACTCTGAATAAACTGAGCTTCAGGGACGTAGTTACTCAACATGTAGTGCCCTACATGGACAGAGTTGCCCTGTATAAACTGAGCTACAGGGCCATAGTTACTCAACATGTAGTGCCCTACAAAGACAGAGTTGCCCTGTATAAACTGAGCTACAGGGCCATAGTTACTCAACATGTAGTGCCCTACAAAGACAGAGTTTCCCAGTACAAAGTGCACAGTACTACGGAGCCTCAGAGTTACCCAACATGGACTGGCAACAGTTATCCTGTATAAAGTGAGTTATAAGGAGAGAGATACCCTGTACGGAGTCAGGTAGACAGAGCCTTTCTTGGTCCCCTTCAGCAGATCGGTCTTGCTGGTGAAGTCGGTGAAGGACAGTTCAACATTCTTGCACTCCCTCAGCACACtgacaggcacagagagagagcagaatgaACGCAGGACATCGGTACAAGCTAGAATGATCAACTGGACATGGCCTCATACTCAGGAACGCACGACATGTTTGGCGTCAAGATGACAGTTCATTTATACTCCCAGCAAATCTGgaacaggagagggag
It encodes the following:
- the wbp2nl gene encoding postacrosomal sheath WW domain-binding protein isoform X2 — encoded protein: MALNRNHSQNGGVLINNGESVLRECKNVELSFTDFTSKTDLLKGTKKGSVYLTPYRMLFVSTNARDGLGSFMFPYYLMKGCSIEQPVFGANFIKGAISAEAGGGWEGKANFKMSFPSGGAIELGQHLFKLATNASRAPPAQNGGPSFGYPSPGAMNGYGPAAPQNYPYAPPHQNGFYPAPPAPQGNFGYPYPTASAGMYPTAPMAPAYMPPPPPYPGPPQNWAAPAPGNPKAAEAAGSAYYNPSAPHNVYMPTEQPPPYAPSAPYPPYAPYPDKKNN
- the wbp2nl gene encoding postacrosomal sheath WW domain-binding protein isoform X1, whose protein sequence is MALNRNHSQNGGVLINNGESVLRECKNVELSFTDFTSKTDLLKGTKKGSVYLTPYRMLFVSTNARDGLGSFMFPYYLMKGCSIEQPVFGANFIKGAISAEAGGGWEGKANFKMSFPSGGAIELGQHLFKLATNASRAPPAQNGGPSFGYPSPGAMNGYGPAAPQNYPYAPPHQNGFYPAPPAPQGNFGYPYPTASAGMYPTAPMAPAYMPPPPPYPGPPQNWAAPAPAGNPKAAEAAGSAYYNPSAPHNVYMPTEQPPPYAPSAPYPPYAPYPDKKNN